The Etheostoma spectabile isolate EspeVRDwgs_2016 unplaced genomic scaffold, UIUC_Espe_1.0 scaffold00570083, whole genome shotgun sequence genome segment TTGAGTCACCACAACCCGCCCCAGCCCTGCCGACACCTCCACCTGGTTTCTGCACTACCCCATCCCTACCCCCATCCACACCTGGTTCCTGCACCACCCCTCTCACCGTAAGGAGCACGACGTTGAACGAGTACTCTAGCAGTGAAcctgaaggctgctggcccagatggagTTCCTGGCAAGGGTGCAGCGGCGTGTGCTCACCAGCTCGCCCTCATCTTTGCTAGGATCTTCAACCTCTCCCTGGCCCAGGCAGTCATCCCCCCCTGCCTAAAATCAGCCACTATCATCCCAGTGCCgaagaagtctcccatcacCAGCCTAAATGATTACCGTCCTGTGCCCTCACCCCGGTAATATCATGAAGTGCTTCGAGAGACTTGTTCTCCACACATCAAGGACTACCTCCCCCCAGATCTGGACCCCTATCAGTTTGCCTACCGCACAAAGCACaacagatccacagaggatgccatcgccgtagctctccactctgcactgagccacctggagcagcagcagagctacgtcCGGATGCTCTTTGTGGATTACAACTCACCTCCGCCTTTAACACAGCATCCCGGACATTCTCATATCCAAACTAGTCACTCTAggcctcccccctctcacttGTGCCTGGATAAAGGACTTTCTCACCAATCGGCCGCAGACGGTGAGACTgggcccccacctctcctccactcgtATGTTGAGTACTGGCTCCCCACAGGGCTGCGTGCTGAGCCCCCTCCTGTACTGCctctacacccacgactgcagtccgacccacaacaacaacctcatcgtcaagttttgctgacgacaccacagtggtcggactcatctcaaagggagacgaggcagcctacagagagAAGTCCTGAACTTGGCACTTGGTTTTCGGAGAACAACCtgtctctgaacaccaagaaaaccaaggagatcatcatcaacttcaggaagaagagcactgacctagcccccctgtacatcaacggcgagtgtgtggagagggtccacacttccggtttcttggtgtcctcatctcagctgacatctcctggtcagccaacatcacagcggtcatcaagaaggcccagcagcgactacacttcctgagggtcctcaggaagcACGACCTGGACTCAACTTGCTGCTGACCTCTACGCGCTCccatcgagagcctgctgacctactgcatcacagtatggtacggcagctgcaccgtggcagacagggagaggctgcagagggttgtaaggtcacacagaagatcaccggctgccctctcccctccctgacggacatctacacctcccgctgcctcagcagagcagaacatcataaaggacagctcccaccccggctctgatctgtttgacctgttgccctcaggaaggcgctacatggcatcagagcacggaccaacagactcaagaacttttcttcccgaaggccataacgaccctgaactcacccctgaactcactatgcactgactccactccacagccccccccgcccccggactgtcttcttcattccgtccgactgtgcaatattattgttatactgttactgttatatatacctcataggacactggaatctgtgcaatttcatttcatacagtgcaatatttaatacattaacctttccattactgtgcaatgtatttacttaatattagtacttaatcatttcattccatcactgtgcaatattttatgagtgttaacacttacctatgcttattcaagctgatttatatatgtatacttgacagtcacacacttatatctttgacttatatttttgatattttatactgttatattcttatattttttttgtgtcaacactgcaaagggattgctttatctcgttgcacaagtaccgtgtacttgtgtataatgcaataaaggcattctattctattctattctattggATTTcttttggatcaataaatacattatacCTGACTAATGAGGAAGTGTAAGAATTTCAGGTTTTGTATCTATAATACTTTTTTGAGAAAGGAAGTTGAAGTAAAAATAATCTGCGTTCACATATCCCAAAGAGGCATTGTgacataaacatatttttgatGTAACCAGTTGACAAgtaatgtttgttttcatttgataaCAGCGATGAAAGACAATGGATACTTCTACGCTGGCCAGATCATGGCAATGTCAATTGCCCATGGGGGGCAGAGTCCATGTTTCCTGTCTGAACTCTTGTATGAGTGTCTTCAAAAGGGTCCAGACAACGTAAAGGTCAAAACTGAACACATTACTGATGAAGAAACAAGGTCACAGGTGCAGTCGGTGAGCATATTGTTCTTGGATTGCGTCATATTTACAAACTATTCATTTTGCTTGCACTCATTAACATACAATTTTAACAGTAAAGCTAACAGTTATATGTCTTCATTCTCAATAAAAGAGTCAATAAATACTATCTACATATTCCAatcttattttaatattttcagaTCTTAGAGGCTGAGACTGATTCACAACTGCAGGAGGCAGTTGCACAGGCAGCCATCTTGATCAGTCTTGCTGGTCACAATGTTCGCATAAcacttgaaaacaaacaagagaCTGCTTTGGACTTGGCTCACTGGTATGTCCTCCAGCGAACACGTGCACCTTTTGAAAGGTATGTTTATGTCTGAGCAATACTATAATTGTACTTTGGCAGAAAAACAACTGTTAGGTTTATAGTGATAAAATGCAAAAGATACAAGAGACTGAAGAGGAAAGCATAAGAAAAAGCTTACTTTTGAGTTGCTACTATATATGGAATTATGGATGATGAGTTCCATTTTATAGTGCAAGTGAAAATATaatttactttttcttctttttcattagGGACCTTACTAAAttatacatgtaaaaaaaaaaaaagttttcaccGCAGGTTCAAAATCACATGAACTACACATTGccatttgtttcctttttactAGGTTCAGAGATGGGTTAACATCTCTAGGTGTCCTAGATGCTATCCAGAAATACCCTCTAcaaataaagagcctttttgtGAAGCCCGAAAAGAGTTTAACAGCTGCTGATGTGGAGAATCTCCTCCAGATCTCACACTCTGAAAGAGGGAGTAATGCATTCCGAGAAGAGTGCCGGACCCTGGCTTTCTGGCAAGACTATCTTCAGGATGCTGAAAGTAAGTCTGGCATTTGGCACAGTGTTTTAATATGAGACATTATTTGGGGTTAAAGCCCTGCAGGGGCAGAACCCTACTGACTTTGTGCTGGTTGATTATTGTCTTCTGCCATGGGTCAAATGGTCTTGAGATGAAATGAGCATTTGTTGAGTGATGTGTGATGCTCCTTTTCCCCTGGCCTCTTATCCATATACCACTGGATAGCTATCGCCACTGCTTTGCCACAACTGCTGAGCAGTTTCAGTTCTTTATTCTTTTGTTGTGCACAACAATCACAGAAGTAGTAGTTGGCAATGAAAATATAGGGCTATGTTATAGGgctaaaatatatgaatataaataaaagacagTATTGCAAATGAATAaacttaatgtaaaaaaaatatagtgatgtatactgtataaagGTGCATCTCAGTCAATTAGAATATCATCAAAAAGATCATTTTGTCCCCTAATTTAAGTCAAAAAGTGAAACTTTCATATATTCTAGGTTCATTACACATAAAGTGaagtatttcactttttttccttttttgtttaaatcttGATCTCTCATATCTCAAAATTTGAGAACATTAGAATAAAGAATGTATAATACAGAAATATCAACCTGAGAAGAGACTTTCTATCTCTCAGTCTGGTTCAGTACACACAAGCACAATCATGGGGAGGACTTTACAATTGTCCAGAAGACACTCATTGACATTGAAGTCACAGAAGGTCATTGCTGAAAGGGCTGGCTGTTCACAGAGTGCTGGATCAAAGCATATTCATGAAAAAAGTTAACTGAAAGGTTAAAATTTGGTAGGAAAAGGTGCACAAATAACAGGGATGACCGCAGCCTTATGAGGATTGTCAAGCAAAATTTAACAAGATTTAACAATCTTCACAAGGAGTAGACTGAGGCTGGACTCATTAAGAGCCACCAAGCACACACTTGTACGGGAAATGAGCGTCAGATTCCTAGTGTCAAGCCAGTCCTGAACCAGAGACAAGATAAgaagagggttagggttagggactTCCATAACACCTCAGCAGTGCAAAAGGAGCCCCGACCATGTGCTAAGTGCATAAAGTACCGATACTGTTTCCATTTCCATTAGGTCGACATTTCTGTATTATACATTCTTTATTCTAATATTTTGAGATCTGGATGTTTGATTTCCATGAGCTAAAAGTGTAATCATCaagattaaaacaaaataaaaaaagcctgAAATATTTCACTTTATGTGTAATGAATCAAGAATATATGAAAGTTTCACTTTTTGCCTGAAATTATGGGGGGGAAATTATCCTTTTTACGATATTCAAATTTTCTGAGATGCACCTGTATACATAACTAGAAGTAATAACAAAGTTAGGTGTAAACTGTTGTAAAACAATAAGTAAAattttgtccaaaaaaaatctgacatgcCACATAAAAGGTTAAACCAATAGAAAAGCCCGTTAGAGGGCTCCACACATTCTCATCGAAGTGGAGTTTCATCCAAGTAACTACTAATGATCTCACTCCTTCTTAAACAGATTTAAACGAGCTGAAGTGGCTTTGTAAAGACCAAAACCTAGATGTCAGTCATGGCTTGGATTTTGACTAATTAAGCTATTTCCCTTCTTTCATTACAAGAAGGCTTGAACCTGCAAATTGCCGCTTTTGGATATACTCTAAAAAGTTTTTGGCTGCAACAGTGGGACATGATATTGTTGAAAAAAttatacagtttatttaaatttgatcTCTTCACCATGTAATACAGTATAACATACAACATTTATATACACCATCAAACCAAACTAACAGTAATGGCTGTTGTGCACAAATAATGTTACCAACTCCTctatatttctattttcttattttctttttgcaaaatGCTTCACTATATTCCCTAGATTATTGTTAGTTTTGTCTATTCCATTATGGGCAACCCTCCCAAATTCCAGCGTCATTTAAATACCTAAAAGATAATGCCTAATTCTCGTATAAGTGAATTTAACGTTTTCTTAACTCTTCACCCTTTATACATCACTTTTGCATTACTCCAGTGGTATAATACTTAATTACTAtatgaaaatactttttttctttttcttttttacagttgAAAATGATGTCTCTCTGGAGGATATTCTTGTTTTCTTCACTGGATGTGACAGCATTCCAGCACTGGGTTTCTCTCCGAAGCCAAGCCTTGAGTTCATCACCCACTCCCGATTTCCAGTGGCCAATACTTGCGAAAATATTCTTCGCATACCAGTTTATGCAGTATACACTGATTTTAAATCTAACATGGACTTTGCCATACGCAATTCACCAGGATTTGGAAGAGCGTGAGAGGTAATGTTATGGAGGGCTTGTAGAGCTTGAGATATAATGAGgaaggaattgtttttttttaagtgctagGTTTATTTCCTTCTGTTATTCCCTGAGACAAAAACTAAGCATTTACTGTAGTAAAGACaagaaaaatgtacagtaaaacaaGTAAGTATGTTCTTTCATTTGAAGATATATTTCAAGccatgtttttctgtttcagatTTAATAAGGTGCACTATGTGAactttttttcagttgataCATGTGAGGcactttttgttgcatttttgtcaACCAGTTCTCTAACCTGAAAAACCATATGCCCATAACAGCGTTAGATTGATTAGATTGATTGATTACCACAGACATGGATAAAATGAGATCATTACATGATAAATGTCCGAATGGTAAAAATAATAAGCACAGTTATGGTTAATAGTGCTCAGATTTGGGGTTGAAGGCTAGATGTAGCTAAACCACTGTACTTAACTATgggttgtaaaataaaaacaggttgCTCAAACAACCCATTAGCAAATTTTGTACAGGAGAACAGGCTCACTGTAGCTACTTGTTTTTATCAGTGTTGCCCAGCCCCATTGCTATGGCTTATTATTCATTATATAGGTTGTGGTATGGCCTTGTAACAAATAAATGGTTCTGTGTTCCTACTTTGTGTGTACTTGCTTACTTTTAGTATGTATTGTGGCGGTATATGTGCATCCCAGgctttaaatgtaatatttttccATTGGATACTTAGAACTACACAATATTAGTTTAAGAAGTAAGAAAAATACAGGGTTCATTGTAATCAATAGTGTTACATGAATACATTATGTATGTAATGATACATAATGTAGGTAATGATACATAATATTATACACACAGCATGTATTTATATGGTGATAACTGCTATGTGTTTTcatgaaagaaaatgtattataagCATTTATGCATCTTCTGTCATACAACCTGTAGACCTGTATCACTTCTGATGAACAGCAACAGAACTACTTAtaacaaaactaaatatttcTTTGAAGCAGGTTACATGCTGTGATAAAAAGTTCAATCCCATGATTTCCATCGTCAATCAAGGGATTAATTACCCTTAACTCAATGTCCCACTGGTCGTGATAGGGAcgttgcacatgcacatgcacatgatTGAGTCTTTGATGGTGAGGCAGTTGGAGCATTCCAACTGTCCACAGTTGCATTGGGGACCTACTTTCCATTGTCCTTAAGCTGTGGTGGTTCCACTGCCTCACAAACTCGTCCACAGATCTGTTAATTCTTGGAAGGTAAACATGGTAAAGAGCCCTAATGTGAAGTGGGTCAGTGCTATCTAAAATCCCAACATTTTCCATAAAGAGGAAAAGGTCTTTGAAGTATGCTGACaccaccctgtttagttctccCCACAATCTTTCAATTCTTTGATTATGAACACTACGTCCAACCATAAAACTTCCCCTGTTTGACCCTCGATTCTCAATCATAAACCgtgcaatatcaatattttcACTACCAGCATCACTCCTGACATGATGTGGGAGTCCAAATACATCAACAGCTCCCTGGAAAAGTTGCAAGGCAGTTGATGCTCTGTTGTCTGTGCAGCATCTCAGGTAGGTAATGCAGCGGCTATAGCCATCAACTCCTCCATGAAACACAAATCCCCATGGATTCAACTTGTGGTTTGTGTCAATATGCCTGGAATAAgaagacattattattattacaaacaacTTGGTTGTTTATCAaaattttactatttttttctttgctgtccTATTTTTTCTATCCAGAAGGCAATTTATTACTTgattataaaaatgttaaacCCCAGAGATTGTTGATAGAAGTGTTCAATATAAAGGAATATAATGTATCACTGTACATTACAGTTCAGTAACATTACAACAATGGTAATAGTGGAGTACCAGTTAATTAAAACTTGATATTAAAGAAGTAATTAAGTTGTACCATTGAGCCAGACTACACAGAAACCAAAACAAGTGTTTCCAAATAATCATTATGCCTCTTGATGTTTGGTGTAATCTAATAACAGGTAGTTAAACATGTTGCAGCCCTGATCCATGGTTATTACACAAAAACTACCATCAAGAGTTTCCATCTAACAAGTCCCATCATTAAAGATACCATTTGTATTACTTTGAAACAAAAGAGAACATTTGAAACATAAGGGAGGATGAATTTCAGCTGTATAATATGGTAATTGCCAATTTGGAATTTTCATGTTACATGAAGAATGTTTGTTTCAAGGTAATACAAATGATATCTTTAATGATGTGACTTGTTAGCTGGAAACACTTGATGGTAGTTTTTGTGTAATAACCATGGATGCTGATAGTAGCCtataatgtgaaaaataatattGTGAAAAAACCTATATTACTGTATTATCTGGCTATTACTCCATTATTGTCACCATACTAGCATTTTTAACCAATAATGCACTGATATAGAAACAATTGTATTGTTAGCTGGTAACCGTATTGTTACCATAACATTATTGTACTATACTAACTAGTTGTGTGTTGTTGCCATCATTAAATGTGATTCACTATTATTATCTGGTTACATAACGTTCAGACTTATTACCCAGTTAATAAGAAGATATTACCTGGTCTTAATTTAGTAATAACATGGTATTACTTAATTGTTATTATCACACTATTACCCCATTATTTCTATGCTTACCTAGCTGTCATGTAAAGTGCTAATGTAATGTTTATTTAATGACTTATGCCATGATAgctaattatttaattaacatAGTTTTGGGCCTCCTAAATCTATACATCTTTCTAACTTGCTTTATTCAGCAGCTAGGAAGTAGCCTAATTACTGTGATGTTAATCAAATTTTCACAACACATACCACACTTGATTTGGGACAGAGACATCGTAGACCCTCCGTTGAATTGCTCTCCGTCCTCTTAAGGCTCTTCCCACTGGATCTACTATCCTTAATCGCTCGCGCACTCGCCAACGCTCAACTCTGATCCCTCTCCCTCTCAAACCACCAGTGATGTAGGTCTCTCCTGAGCCAGGGGTTTGTCTAAGAACTTCAGTAATAAGGCGATCAAGATCCTCATTTGAAATGTTGGTAAAACTCCCATAGTCGAGTAAACCAAGTTGTGTCCTGTGGTTGTACAGTGTTCGAATGTTTACAGACAGCATTCGAGATATGGCCATCCAGCTAAATCCTAAATCCCGCATGTGAGTCAGCTGAACAGCTGATATGTTGTacctttaaaagagaaaaaaaagaaatgtgttaatgtaTGCTGAAAAACTACTGTATTGGAAATATTTGGCTACTTCAGTTAAAGAATAAAAGTAGTACAaaaaactgtacaaaaaaagcaacaaagtaCTCATGCAGAATAGCTCTTTCACTTCAGTTTAAATTTGACTGAACAACCTTTACTTTGTTTGAAGTAATATTTGACCAGTTGCTCACCACTGATAaatgattgtgttttttgttttaatgttgcaACTGGTAAAGGTGGCTATCATGTATGTTGTATtaataatctgaatctgcaaagtaactaaagttgtgAGATAAATATAGTGCATTAAAACGTACAACATTTTCCGCTGAGATATAGTGAGACAGAAGTATAAAGTTGCAGAAAATTTATATTTTCAGGTGAAGTACCTCAATTTTGTACGTACGTACAGTACTTAactaaatgtagttactttccaccactgcataACACCTTAAATTAATAGTTTTGCTAGCAAATTCTTGGCCTGCATCAACCTCTATCCAAATATGCTTGTTTCCATTTATATCACTTACCTCGGCCTTCCTCTCTGAGATGCAGAATGTGTGCCCACACCATTAGCTTCCAGTTGAAGTGTTACTTCTGCCGACATCTCCCAAAGAGACTCATAAATTCCTTCaagaatgatgcataatgttctttcggcaacgttttgttgaacaggattgcttataagcactaagaatgtcgcaataatggaaatatgatcctcaaggtgacgctatctaatttccaaactgtttgtgtcgtttggagtatgaccagttgttgcaaaaaaaacctgcagttcaacaaagtattggactatttcagccgatgccattttgtaaatccagtgaattcagaaaggtatccctttggtgacatttctgtcaatgtattccaacttccattccatatattcagacttcattccatatattcagacttcattccatatattcagac includes the following:
- the LOC116685603 gene encoding G2/M phase-specific E3 ubiquitin-protein ligase-like: MKDNGYFYAGQIMAMSIAHGGQSPCFLSELLYECLQKGPDNVKVKTEHITDEETRSQVQSILEAETDSQLQEAVAQAAILISLAGHNVRITLENKQETALDLAHWYVLQRTRAPFERFRDGLTSLGVLDAIQKYPLQIKSLFVKPEKSLTAADVENLLQISHSERGSNAFREECRTLAFWQDYLQDAEIENDVSLEDILVFFTGCDSIPALGFSPKPSLEFITHSRFPVANTCENILRIPVYAVYTDFKSNMDFAIRNSPGFGRA